Proteins found in one Subtercola endophyticus genomic segment:
- a CDS encoding YlxR family protein: MEPVRTCVGCRARAEKSSLLRVVAQNSILVVDETATLPGRGAYLHETAACFQNAVKRRAFGRALRIESSTGSPLDTANLQTRLNGIVNN, from the coding sequence ATGGAACCTGTAAGAACGTGCGTCGGATGCCGAGCACGCGCCGAGAAATCTTCTCTTTTGAGGGTTGTGGCCCAGAATTCAATCCTGGTCGTCGATGAGACGGCCACATTGCCCGGGCGCGGTGCGTATCTGCACGAGACTGCAGCGTGTTTTCAGAACGCTGTGAAACGCAGGGCTTTCGGGCGTGCGCTTCGCATCGAGTCGTCAACTGGGTCACCACTTGACACGGCCAACCTACAGACAAGGCTGAACGGCATTGTGAACAACTAA